From a region of the Streptomyces sp. NBC_00102 genome:
- a CDS encoding helix-turn-helix domain-containing protein yields the protein MNPPDGGAADDLPGVAPRLRELRRSRALTLEAAAQRAGLSPAHLSRLETGNRQPSLPVLLGLARIYGTTVSELLGEIPPERDAIVRGGRFEGTEADGWMYRRAGGPGRAMQALRVRVPYGAQGDLVRVHPGEEWLYVLEGRLRVSLGESTDQLGPGDSAHFDSLTPHRIAAAGPEGAELIFVHTLLQSPAAELCLGDGTRRR from the coding sequence ATGAATCCTCCTGACGGAGGGGCGGCCGACGACCTTCCCGGCGTGGCCCCCCGCCTGCGCGAACTGCGCCGGAGCCGAGCCCTCACGCTGGAGGCCGCCGCGCAGCGCGCGGGACTCTCCCCGGCCCATCTCTCCCGGCTCGAAACAGGGAACCGGCAGCCCTCGCTGCCCGTGCTCCTCGGCCTCGCCCGGATCTACGGCACGACCGTCTCCGAACTCCTCGGCGAGATCCCCCCGGAACGGGACGCGATCGTGCGCGGCGGCCGGTTCGAGGGAACCGAGGCGGACGGCTGGATGTACCGCCGGGCCGGCGGACCGGGCCGCGCCATGCAGGCCCTGCGGGTCCGCGTCCCGTACGGTGCCCAGGGCGATCTGGTGCGCGTCCACCCGGGGGAGGAGTGGCTGTACGTCCTCGAAGGGCGGCTGCGGGTCAGCCTCGGCGAATCCACGGACCAGCTCGGGCCCGGCGACAGCGCCCACTTCGACTCGCTCACCCCGCACCGGATCGCCGCCGCCGGACCCGAGGGCGCCGAGCTGATCTTCGTCCACACCCTGTTGCAGAGCCCCGCCGCCGAGCTGTGCCTCGGCGACGGGACCCGTCGGCGCTGA
- a CDS encoding aspartate aminotransferase family protein, translating into MKDDIAAGAGHTGGTDRADGAGKGFDLATLLAERGAERYELHTRHLNHQLPRMLHTIGFDKVYERAEGAYFWDADGNDYLDMLAGFGVMGLGRHHPVVRKALHDVLDASLADLTRFDCQPLPGLLAEKLLTHSPHLDRVFFGNSGTEAVETALKFARYATGKPRVLYCTHAFHGLTTGSLSVNGEDGFRDGFAPLLPDTAIALGDLDALRRELKRGDVAALVVEPIQGKGVHAAPPGFLREAQELLHRHKALLIADEVQTGLGRTGDFYAYQHEDGVEPDLVCVAKALSGGYVPVGATVGKDWIFKKVYSSMDRVLVHSASFGSNAQAMAAGLAVLSVMEDEEIVANARRTGDLLRERLAALVDRYELLHEVRGRGLMVGIEFGRPSSIKLRGRWTMLQAARKGLFAQMVVVPLLQKHRILTQVSGDHLEVIKLIPPLIIGEPEIDRFVTAFESVMDDAHSGGGLMWDFGRTLVKQAVANR; encoded by the coding sequence GGACGGACCGTGCCGACGGCGCCGGCAAGGGATTCGATCTCGCCACGCTGCTCGCCGAGCGCGGCGCCGAACGGTACGAACTGCACACGCGCCATCTCAACCACCAGCTGCCGCGCATGCTGCACACCATCGGCTTCGACAAGGTCTACGAACGGGCCGAGGGTGCCTACTTCTGGGACGCGGACGGCAACGACTACCTCGACATGCTCGCCGGATTCGGCGTGATGGGCCTCGGCCGCCACCACCCGGTCGTCCGCAAGGCACTCCACGACGTGCTCGACGCCTCCCTCGCCGACCTCACCCGCTTCGACTGCCAGCCGCTGCCCGGCCTGCTCGCGGAGAAGCTCCTCACCCACAGCCCCCATCTCGACCGGGTCTTCTTCGGCAACAGCGGAACCGAGGCCGTCGAAACCGCGCTGAAGTTCGCCCGGTACGCCACCGGGAAACCACGCGTCCTCTACTGCACCCACGCTTTCCACGGCCTCACCACCGGCTCGCTCTCGGTCAACGGCGAGGACGGCTTCCGCGACGGCTTCGCCCCGCTGCTCCCGGACACCGCCATCGCCCTCGGGGACCTCGACGCGCTGCGCCGGGAGCTCAAGCGCGGAGACGTGGCGGCACTGGTCGTCGAGCCCATCCAGGGCAAGGGTGTGCACGCGGCGCCGCCCGGCTTCCTGCGCGAAGCCCAGGAACTCCTGCACCGGCACAAGGCGCTGCTGATCGCGGACGAGGTGCAGACCGGTCTCGGCCGGACCGGCGACTTCTACGCGTACCAGCACGAGGACGGCGTCGAGCCCGACCTGGTCTGCGTCGCCAAGGCGCTCTCCGGCGGCTACGTGCCGGTCGGTGCCACTGTCGGGAAGGACTGGATCTTCAAGAAGGTCTACTCCTCCATGGACCGGGTGCTCGTCCACTCGGCGAGCTTCGGATCGAACGCCCAGGCGATGGCGGCGGGGCTCGCGGTCCTCTCGGTGATGGAGGACGAGGAGATCGTCGCCAACGCCCGGCGCACCGGCGATCTGCTGCGCGAGCGGCTCGCCGCGCTGGTGGACCGGTACGAGCTGCTGCACGAGGTGCGCGGGCGCGGGCTGATGGTCGGCATCGAGTTCGGACGGCCGTCGTCGATCAAGCTGCGCGGCCGGTGGACGATGCTCCAGGCGGCCCGCAAGGGGCTCTTCGCCCAGATGGTTGTCGTACCGTTGTTGCAGAAGCACCGGATTCTGACGCAGGTGTCCGGGGACCATCTTGAAGTGATCAAGCTGATCCCGCCGCTGATCATCGGTGAACCCGAGATCGACCGGTTCGTGACGGCCTTCGAGTCGGTGATGGACGACGCCCACAGTGGGGGCGGCCTGATGTGGGACTTCGGGCGCACGCTGGTGAAGCAGGCGGTCGCCAACCGCTGA